Below is a window of Gammaproteobacteria bacterium DNA.
GTCATCATAAATGCCCTTGTCGATAGCAATTAACTCATTTATGCCAATCATTTGGTGAAATGGACAGTCTGTGCTAGTAAGGTAGTCTTCTGGATTTATATCTAAAATACCCGAAAATAACCCTCCAATTAATTGCGAAAAGATGTTTTTCTTCGAACATTCCTTAATGGTTTGACGGATAACAGGAGGTGCTGGACTGTTCCCCCAAAGCACTGAAATTGGTCCCCTGGATTTTTTAGTGATATCGATGTAATTATCGGAGCAAGCATTGAATGGGGCATCTTTGCCACAACTCTCAACATAAAGTGCTGCCGCTACGGTAGGGATGTTGTTCTCTTCGAGAGGGTATCCTTGGATGTATCCGCTCCACCCATTGACTGTTAATTGCCCAAGCTCAGATATTTTTTTTTGGATAGGCGTGAGACTCTCTGTTCCTGTTCCTCTAGAAAAATACATAGGTACATTATTATAATCAGATGCCCTTTTTATTCGTCTGTACATGGCGTCAAATGTATTATCTGTTGAGCGATTCTTTTTAAAATACACGTCAACGAATATTGCTCTTGGATGGTAGTTTGCTATACGACTAATAAGATATCCGTGATCTTGGTAGAGGATAGGCCACTCATTAGAAGCGATTATTCGAGAATCATAAAGAGACTGGATGCTTTTTTCATTGAGTAGAACAATGACGATGTCTTTTTGTACTTTGGATGAATAGAGAGGAGAAATTAAACGATAGAATACATCCCGTGATGCATCATCACTTTGACTTTCCAGGCCAAAGGGATCGGCTATGAGTGCCAATATACCTGCGGTGCTGTACAGGATGCAGCGTACGAAGAATTGTAATAGTAGATTTCTTTTTATTTTTGACACAACCATAATCCATTAGTGTGAAAATCATTAGTATTTGTACAGGATATATAAGTTATGTAGTATGGTCAATGTTTTGTATTTATTGATAGGGTGGTCGTTATGGGGTCTATGAAATATGGAGAAACGATAATTCATGATTATCGGGAATATATTGACCACGATACATTGCCCGGTCAGGGTGATATAAAGACCAATTCTGAATTGATTGGGTATATCAGGAAGTGCATCAATGATCTGGGGTTAGATATATCATCAGGGATTGATGCAGAGTGCTGTAATGAGATAGTGATTGAAGATATTGCTGTCGTTGGCGATGTATGTTTTTCATCTGATAATTCCATGGCCTATACCCTTCATTTTAAAAATGTTGTTTTCATTGATCAATTATCATTTAAGAATAATAGCTTCAATCGTAATCTTGTTTTTTCCAACTGTATATTTAACAAGAGTTTTAATCTTTCGTTAGTGACGATTAATGGATTATTGAAGGTGTCAGGCTGTCAATTTGACAAGGGGGATTGTAAAGATGCAATCAAACTAGATCGTATCAATGTTCATGGTCATCTGGAGTTTTCATGTTGTAGTGTTTTTGGGGGGATATATGCGCCCAATATGTATATAAAGGGAAATGCCTTATTTAATGGTATGCAAGTGATAAAGAAACCAGAGATGAATGAAGGCAAAGATAGCAGTGATGAGATCTGTATACCAGATACAGTATATAAGGCGATATGTATGCCATATGCTAAAGAAAAAGCGCAGGATTTTCTAGAGCGTTATATATTAGGCAAAGAAAAAGTTTTGATATTATCAGGGTCAAATGTTTCAGGGAGTCTGGAGGTTTCTGCCTGTTGGGATAAGCCTACAGCAGATGTTGAAAATCATAAGATTAAGCAATTGGGATTCATTGGTGGTAAATGTGAGGCCAGTAATATTCATGTATCAGGGGATGTTATTCTTAATGGTACTTACTTTGGTGGTTATGTTGAATTCACTAATGCTCGGATCGGGGGGGCTTTTAAAGCGGGAATGATTTTCGACCCAAGCACTGATATGGTGTCGCCACTTTATCGCACAACACTGGGTGAACTATCTCTTCAGTGCGCATCTATACATGGGGTCGTTGATCTATGCGGGACGTACATCAGAGGTGATTTGAATTTAAAATCTTCCGAAGTGGGTGGTGGTTTGTTTGCCACGGGTAAAATCGCACTTATTGTGGAAGGTAAAACCACACTGTCAGGTGCGGTAATGGAATGGGTCAGGGTTGATGCTGGAAGATTGGATAGAGGTCTAATGATAGTGACCGGAACCTTTGGTGAAGTAAGAATTAGATCCGGTCTTGTTCGTGATGATAAAAAAGGTGATACGATTGTACCAACGGAGACGTCCTGGATTGATATTCGATCTATAGACGTAAGAGGTGACGTTGATCTTACTCATATTAAAACTAGAGAATCTATGGGGTTTGATCAGGCAAGTGACTATGAAACATCGCTTCAGTTAATATCGTGTTCTATTGGGGGCAGTATTCGGCTAGGGTCTGTAGATGCGAAGGCTATTATTTTTGATTTGGCGGATCAAACTGATTCGTCTGATTCGTCTGATTCGTCTGATTCGTCTGATTCGTCTGATTCGTCTAACAATTATAGGCTTCGAGGTGAAATATCTGGTGATGTCAAGTTAACTGCAAATAAGATTGGAGGTTCAATCGATCTTACTAATTTGATGGTTAATGGTAAAATTGATTTACGGGATTCTCAAATAAACGATCATATTTATGCTCCATCAGATGATAAAATAAATGGGGTAGGGTACGGAGTAAGTAAATCAGGGTTAGTGTGCGATGAATTGAATATGCAGTTAGTTAGTGTCGAGGGTGATGTTGATTTGACTGGATTGAGATTAAAGTCTGCGAATAATAAGTTAGTTGTCGTTAATGCGAGAAATTCAGTTATTACCGGACGTTTTTTGCTTTATCCTAATGACGCGAAGAATGCTTCGGGTCAGTTTTTGGAGCATGCAGACTTTGGGAATGGTGTTGTTGATTTATCAGGGGCGAAAATTGATCATCTGATTGTTTCGGGTGTCTGTTTTAAGGGTGGGGCAATAGATCGTGGTATTGTTCCGGAATCTGATGAAAAAAAAGATGAAAAAACTCATCTTTTTTTTGTATTTACCACTGCATTTTTTATAGCTTTATTGGGTGTGTGCGTAAAGGTGATTTTAGATGATATGCAATGGAATATGAGTTTTCATGAAACTCCTGCCCTCGTTATATTATTTTTCTCGTTGTTTTATCTGATAATATTGTTTGGTTTTACATGTGCAAGAAAAAAAGATTATGACGCTTCTGGGCTCGGTTGCTTAGATAAAGATCTTCCTATGGTGCCAACTTTATGGAAGGATAAGTTCCATGATGAAGGGAAAGAAGGGAAAGAAAATGATTTTTTATTGAATAGCTACATGGGTTCATTGCTTGTATTCGGGGCATTGCTAATAGGGCTGTTTTATTTTTTATATAATCATATGGTTACAGGTGATTTTTTCTTTCTGGGGTTGTTTATTGTGTCTGGGTATTTGGCGCATAGTCTGTTTGAGATATCGTTGTCTATAAATATTACCAGAAAAAACAGAGCGAAATGTGATAGCTCTGATAACGTTGATAGTGATAAGAAGCAAGAGATTAGAATCACCTTGAATATTAAGCAACAAACCTGGCGTGACTTGATTCAAATTATTCGGAGTGGTAATCCTTACAAAGAAGCTTTTTCTGAAAATAGCAGGCCTGTGCTCATAGTAGAACGTGCCCAGATTGGGCATTGGCAGATATTTGGTCATATCCCACATGTTATGGATCTTAGTGATGTAAAGGTTGATCGCTGGTCAACAGGTGCTCAGGAGGATGATCTGGGTCGGAAATTCCTACGAATTCTTGATCATGCTTCTCGATTTAAGAAATCGACTTATATGCAAATAGAGCAGATATTGAGGAATCAGGGTGACAGGAAGTTATCTGATCAAGTGCATCGTGCGATGCGCAGGCAGGAGCAGTGGCGAGAACCAAGGCGGCACCTTACTGCAATGATGATGATTCACTCATTGATTGGTTATGGGACTAAAAGTGCCCCTGTCCTGGTTTTTATGTTGATGTGGTTTTTGTTTTCATCAGCATGGATTGCATCAGAATATGTTGATGTGGTGGAGTTATCTACAGACACTGAACTCTCGTTATTGAAAATAGAACAAAGTGATAAAAAACGGATTGAGGTGATGCGGCTTAGAACGATTATGGTTCCCAGTAATACGCATGATTGGACAACCAGAGTCGGAAGAGGCTTGGCAATGGCATTTCGCTATCATGTGCCTATACTTGGTTGGGATCCATGGCCATATCTTGCGCCTAGAGGGGTGATGATGTGGGCCTACCTAAATTTTGTGGCTGTAATTCATTGGATACTTTGGCCATTGTTATTGACTAGCCTTATTCAGACGATTATTCCGAAGAATTCATAATGATATGAATCAAGTAGTATTCGATTGAATGTTAGGTGTTAGGGTATCATGTGAAATCCTCTTTTTGGGTTCATTTTTAGTCGATTCTCACATAACACTTGGCACTCTCCCCAAATTTTGTTTATAATACGCCACCGATTAGCTTGTTATGTCGGGAGTTAGAAGTGGGCCATTGGCCCATTTTTTGTTTCCGTAAGAGATAGATGCAGCAAAAACCGAAGACTTTGCACGAATTGATTGAACCTGTAGTTGATTCAATGGGTTATGAATTGGTGGGTATTGAGTATGTGCCGAGTGGTTCGCACAGCCTATTGCGTATCTATATAGATAAGGAAGGCGGGATCATGCTGGATGATTGTCAGAAAGTCAGTTATCAGGTGAGTGGTCTGCTGGATGTAGAAGAACCTATTCAGGGTAAATTTAACCTGGAGGTATCCTCTCCTGGGCTCGATCGGCCTTTGTTTAAGGAGAGTGATTTCGAACGCTTTGCTGGCCATCGGGTCAAGATACAGATGCATGGTTTTATTGATGGGCAACGTAAGTTCAAGGGTGTGTTGCAAGGTTTACAGGAAGGGCAGGTTATTCTGCTGGATAATGATGGGGTAGAGTTTCTATTACCCTTTAATGATATCGACAAGGCACGTTTGGTGCCGGACGTTTAATATCTTTTGGAAATGTAGTCATGAAAAAAGAAATTTTGATGGTGGTTGATGCGGTCTCGAATGAGAAGGGTGTCAGCAAAGAGATTATTTTCGAGGCAATCGAGTTGGCGTTGGCCACGGCGACCAGGAAGAAGCA
It encodes the following:
- a CDS encoding CHASE2 domain-containing protein, which translates into the protein MSKIKRNLLLQFFVRCILYSTAGILALIADPFGLESQSDDASRDVFYRLISPLYSSKVQKDIVIVLLNEKSIQSLYDSRIIASNEWPILYQDHGYLISRIANYHPRAIFVDVYFKKNRSTDNTFDAMYRRIKRASDYNNVPMYFSRGTGTESLTPIQKKISELGQLTVNGWSGYIQGYPLEENNIPTVAAALYVESCGKDAPFNACSDNYIDITKKSRGPISVLWGNSPAPPVIRQTIKECSKKNIFSQLIGGLFSGILDINPEDYLTSTDCPFHQMIGINELIAIDKGIYDDTRNDRFKKQLEEALRDKIIFYAIDFNGVNNRIVTPVHGTLPSVFLHAMALDNLIQYGNNYVRTNEDMGNFIATITWLFIVIIF
- the rimP gene encoding ribosome maturation factor RimP, translating into MQQKPKTLHELIEPVVDSMGYELVGIEYVPSGSHSLLRIYIDKEGGIMLDDCQKVSYQVSGLLDVEEPIQGKFNLEVSSPGLDRPLFKESDFERFAGHRVKIQMHGFIDGQRKFKGVLQGLQEGQVILLDNDGVEFLLPFNDIDKARLVPDV